In Flammeovirgaceae bacterium, the sequence CAGCCCAACAGTATTATGTGGTAATCGGAGCATTCGCCATTGAATCGAATGCCAAAAAATTTACCGGCTACGCCCGCAACCAGCGCTATGATGCGGAATACAGGTTGAGAACCGACCGCAACCTGTTTTATGTGTACGTTCTGAAAACATCCAGCCGGAAAGAAGCTTACTCGCAAACCGTGCAGTTACAGAAGGAAACCGAATTTAAAGATGCCTGGGCGTTTTACGGCTCCCTTGGCGATGAAAGACCGGTTGCTGATGTAAAACCCGAACCGGTTAAAAAGCCGGTAGAAGTAAAACCGGTAATTGAACCCGTGGCTGAACCAAAAGTGGTTATCATTGAGGAAGTCACACCCCAACCCGAGCCGGTAGTTATTGCAGAGCCCGAACCCCTTAAGCCCAAAGGAAAATTTTTCAGATTTCAGATTACCACCACCGATGGCCGTTTGGTGCCCGGTGAAGTTCATTATGTTGACCGGCAGCAGGGGCGCGACATTGCCACCTATAAAACCGGTGAGTTGGTTGATATTTTGAAACCGGGCGATGACCGGCCCATGACTATAGTATGCGGCATTTTTGGATTTAAGGAAGTAGTTAAAGTAATCGATTACAGCGACCCCGCTGCTACTGAAGGAGCTTCACAGGGCAGCAATGGCGAGTGGGTCATCTCCTACCAGCTTGAGCGGATGAAAAAGGGCGATGTGACCGTGATGTATAATGTTGCCTTTTATAAAGATGCCGTGGTAAT encodes:
- a CDS encoding OmpA family protein, which encodes MIADYQIMIQLIIELQSLNFKKIYDMTLARCIVTATLALLLTSSAAAQQYYVVIGAFAIESNAKKFTGYARNQRYDAEYRLRTDRNLFYVYVLKTSSRKEAYSQTVQLQKETEFKDAWAFYGSLGDERPVADVKPEPVKKPVEVKPVIEPVAEPKVVIIEEVTPQPEPVVIAEPEPLKPKGKFFRFQITTTDGRLVPGEVHYVDRQQGRDIATYKTGELVDILKPGDDRPMTIVCGIFGFKEVVKVIDYSDPAATEGASQGSNGEWVISYQLERMKKGDVTVMYNVAFYKDAVVMLPKSKTELDELVTMMNLNPKYKIKIHGHCNGNYNKRKIIALGKSKNYFEMKGSDEKNGSSKELSKLRAEAIQSYLAENGIDKKRTEIFAWGGTNMLVGENSASARLNDRIEIEILEE